The Triplophysa dalaica isolate WHDGS20190420 chromosome 20, ASM1584641v1, whole genome shotgun sequence genome segment TAAGATAGACAAGTCTTCCTACCACAGATAAAAATGACACAAGTGACGTCACATGAAGGTGTGTAGATGACAGACCGCAACAACAACATGTAGATAACTAAAGAAATGAGTGAGTTCTGTCTTAGCATTTTTACTAATATTTTATCTACATTAActtaaaagatatattttacCCAAAAGAAGATCGTTTTTTAagaagttggtaaccaaacaacattgacccccattgacttccacaaaACCACTGGTACAATgcaggtgaataaatgacgacgAAAAGATTTTCGGGTATCACGAATGTTTTCAGCTACATTCAAAATCCACTTTGGTCCTAAATATACAGTGTCACGTCCCTTCATCGTTTTAAATGAGAATTGCATTGgtttatacagttacagtgtaCATGTACAATAATTCTGGTTTTGTTAATCTGTAGGGCTTTGGTTCAAAATTCCCTGCAGCTATTTCACACTACTTCTTCTTGCCAGAGTCTGACAAGAGAGTTTTTTCCCCTCTTTGATCACAACATGTGGAAGTCTACCACATATCAAACAATAGCGGCTTACAAAAATGACTGAGaggtttaatatattttacatttgtaatgGTCTTTCAGACTTTTACAATTACAATTTGATTTGTTGATACTACATGTATATTTCTGTTTAGCTGTAAAAACACTACCTGGCTTGCGAATTACGTTATAACAATTAAGGAAAGCAGAAACATCACTTTGCAGACGAATATTGTCATGTTTACCTTTAAATTACAACAATGCTACATAAGGGATTGTTAAACCTTAAGTTTGAAGTAATATAATGTTGTATAAGTTCAAATCTTTCAGCACGATCAAAGGCATTTGACGTTAATTTGTTTTCAAAGGGGCCATGCGTGACTCAGTTTCAAAAAGTCATATCCTTTATTCGGGAACAAGTACCAAACTTTTCTGGTTAGCACAACAGGATGCAGGGCTCTAAAGGTTTTTAGATGTGGCCCAATAAAGCCCCACACTGAGAAAATAGTGTTTACTATAAACAGGAAGCATAGCACTGGTTTTTGTGAAACATAAGCGCTTATTCTTATGTTATTCCTCTGGTTTCAAAGTGACTATCGGAATGTCTTTCACTACTAACCTTGATCATTTCAtctcaaaaatatttgtaagacTAACTAACTCGCTTGAGTGTCTGCAGTGTTTACTGCATCCATCTCTTTAACTTTCGTCTTGACTATAAATATCTTGTTGCTGTTCTCATATTACTCAATACAACTACATTAGCATTTCTCGGCAAGGTCTGTCAGATCTGGAATGTCGCTCTGCAGGCTTACAACAAGGTAAGCCGGTAACAGGTCTGATCGTTTCCTTGTGTACATGCAGTCGTGCATTTGCTGAGAACGTGCCGACATGTTTCAAAGTAAACCTGAGGAGAGGCTAACTTTGGAGTTGAGCTGTCCCATCTGCTTGCAGCTGTACCGTGACCCAGTGGCCCTTCCTTGCGGACACAATTACTGCCTGGGTTGCATACAAAACGCAGCCGACGCAGGGGATCCTAAGTACCCAATGTGTTGTCCGGAATGCAGAGAGGAGTACAGCAGCCCAAAGACGCTGGCAAGAAATTTCAAACTAAGTGGCATCGTGGATGGATACCTGGCAGCCATGTCCGGCGGCAGACTGAGAGCAGATCCTTTGATACCGTGTGACCAATGTTTGGATGATCCCGTGGCTGCGGTGAAATTCTGCACGTGTTGCAAGATGTCACTGTGCTCCGGCCACCTTGAGTGCCACAAGGATCACGTGTTAGTGGAGGCGTCCATGGAGCAGGGCGGGAAGAGATGTCCGGTGCATAGGAAGACCACAGAATACCTGTGCATGAAAAAGCGACTGTTCCTCTGCTCAGACTGTTTGATAGAGGGGGCCCACCAGAACCATGATGTGCAGACATTTGAGGTCGCTAAGGAGGAGATGAAGAGAGTCCTGGAGGGGATGAGGAAGACTGTGTCTGACAAGCTTCAGATGACCGAAGCTTTGCTCAGAAACGCCATGGAAAGGGAAGGATTGGACAATCTAGAAGACAAACTGGTGGGCAGGGCAAACATTCTTCTGGAAAACATGAGTACACTTATAAGTGCATACAAGGTAAGCTCAAGTGATTACTAGAAACAAGTAACAAATGAGAATGTTCAGTTTAGCAAAAATGTGTACGGTGTGGTGTGGAAGTCATCTATTTTGGTTGTAATAGTGATGCCAACAAAACATCACCATCACTTATGTagaaaacacatctttaccAATGTTGATGACATCCAATCAAGTTGCGGTAACTTACATTACCACTGTTTATATGTTATGTTCTTAAGAGTCGTATGAGCACTTTGATGGAAGATGAGCTTCATTTGCGCGACAAAAGCTGGGAGGCCAATCTGAGCAATTTGGAAGGTTGTCAACAGCTGCTGAGGGAAGCCCACCAGAGCAGCCAAGAGGTTCTCTCCGAGCCCTCTGAATTTGTCTTCATCCAGAACTACCTCAACATCGAGGCAAGGGTGCGCCAGGCTGCCAACATCCCCATCCCTGGCATATCTGCTCAAGAGTGGTCCAATGGCAAACACCTGCGCACCACCCTCCAAACGAACAACTTCCGTGCGGAGATGAGCCTCCTGCTGGACTGTCTCCATGCAATGATGAACCCTCTAGACCTGACCTTCAACCCGGCCACAGCCCACCCTGGCCTTCTGCTGTCGACTGATCTCAAAACAGTGAAGCAGTGTGGTGGAGGGAAGAGCAGCAATGCTGGAGATCACAGCGAGCGCTTCACCACGGCCACTCAGGTCATGTGTTCCCAGGGTTTCTCCAATGGAGTCCACATGTGGACGGTGGAGTTAGGTCCCGGGTGCATGTGGTCCATTGGACTGTGCTACAAGAGCATCCCGCGTAAAGGTGACCACAGCAAGCTGGGCCATAACAGCAGTTCCTGGAGGCTGCAATGGAAGAGCAAGAAGCTGACGGCATGCTACGATTCGGTTAACGTAACCATAGGTGATGGGTTGATCGTACCCCCGAAGAAGGTGGAAGTGACCCTGGATTACGAAGGAGGAACTGTGGCGTTCCACAGCACAGGTCACGGAGGACGAAAGCAACATCTGCATACGTGCAGTGTGTTGTTCAAAGATGTTGTGTATCCAGCGTTTGGTATCCACTCTGCTTCAGAGGAATCTTGGATAACTATTTCAAGTGCAGCTtaacagacacatacacacacagatttttatttttcactttctgTTAGATGTTGCCTAATTTTCAATGCTTTGTTTGGCTTTTTGTGAAACAAATATGgcaaaacatttcaatgctcaaacatttgaaaagaaacCGTTTTCTGAAACAGTACATTCTATGGTTGCAGGTGTTCCGGTGCTACGGAAGCATTGCAATGCCAGTCTATTTCTTAACAGTAGTACCGTAAGTAACGTTGCACATTAACGttcatttgaacattttgaacAAATTCCTTTTGAACGACTCGGATGAGATCATTATTCATTGAATCATTTATCAAGACACTTCTTTCttgaataaatcataaatcgttttggattaactaGTTGATTAACTGACTGTAAAAATTGTCATCACCTTCGGCCGTTttagtttcacattttaagCCTAACATTTCCTTTTATAAACATTGCTGTATAAGTAAAATGTTTCACACATTTGAATTAGTTCCCACctagaaaatgtttaaatgtactttaCTATTTACTAGAGtaaacttttctttaaaaaaaattttttttagtatactacagtatttactatcATTTATCCAATTACTATAGTTAAGACTACAAAATATTGTAGTGGATAGtgcatataataaataataaatacaaaatgtttaattcagaTCGAAGAATTTTTTGGAATATTGTTGATTTCAATTATGAACATGGCACAGTTGATTTTTTAGCAGTGGATATCATAGCAGCTTGAggatatttcaaatgtttcaccTTAACAATGATATACTTGAAGGAGTGGGAATTAAAACATCTAGAGTTTGTGAAGTACGTATGTGAATGTTGTAACTTTGCATCTTTATTCAAGCATAATATTTATCTCTAAAAACACCAGTGCTGTATCGACACACTTTAAACTCCAAAACCAGAAATACTTGTTCACTAACTCCTTTGATCGTCTTTTATCCAAGTCTTTACATTGTTCAGGCTGGACTGACAAATCAAACTGTCTCTTGTGACTTCTTCCTCCAATAAACTGGCAGTGAATGTCAGTATAAAGGCAATGGTACATCCAGATCTTACATAAAAGAACTGAACATGCAGGTTTCCCTGTGTGTAGTGTTGACACCCTGTATTATGTGTACACTAATTAGATAAAGGTAATTTCTTGTACTCACTGTTGAATGATGCATCTTTGTTTTACAACATATTTTGTCTCTCAAACCAGTTGTTTCAATCTATGTAAAACCATTTGACTTTTATGTTCTGattttcattcactttattTGAATCTCTATAGATTTTACAACAttgtaatgatttatttacaaattacaaattcatttttttatattataatattttctattttcttgACATCAGCACCATCTACTGGTTATAGAAAATCTATACCAATTCAATAAATTCAATTTCACATCAAAAATGGCCTAAACTTCTCAAATAAACTTTGATCCCAATATAAGTTTAGGTTTATTGTGTTTCAAAGGCTATGACATCATGATCCAAATATAAATGATGATGACCGGTTATCAGATTTGATGTGCCATAAAGAAAAGCAGCACTTTAGTTAACCATTAACATTGTATGACTTTACCCTGTGAAACAGCGGAAGAGAACCCCAGCGTTACAAAGATCTCATAGAAACGTAAGTACTTCTATTGTTTCTTCTTTAGCGTGTAATCTAAATATATATTCCAATATCTACATCTCATGAGGTAAAGCTCCAGGTGTACAGGTAAAAgggaacaaaaatgtttaacgTTTAACCTAGTCCTAAAAGATACAACGCTTGTTATATTGTCTTGTATAAAACTAGTTTTGCCACATTCCCAGTTGTTTTGCTTCAATGTTGAATATTTGAGAAGACACCACCAGAAGTTTTCTACTTTTATCAGTCACATCTTTCAAAATGGACAAAAGTTATGTGGCATAAAGTTGTCAATTGAAAATTGAAGGCCCAGGAATAACATTTACTAAAATATACACCAATCAAAAGTAGTGTCACATACTCCgttattatttcatttcattttttttataaacatttttattatttatatattttcataacattaaacacaataaaatgaatttaacttTAGTAAAtcctaaataaatcaaaactactGTATTTTAGCATATTTAGTGCAGTTTCCCCAGAATTTCCAGGAATGTTCTCTTGTTATTTTCACCCTGGAATGCTTTTCACACTTGACCATATTGAAGTTTCAACCTATTCTTATTGGCTGCCAGGTCTTACACGtcttaacatgttttatttccatttcCGTTTATGTCTTTatgctttttctttttgagccatcgtttaaaggggtcatatggcggaaatacgtgtttttctgtgtcttcgCTGTGTTATAAGTTGGACACGTAAagtagacacgtaaaattgcaaaaatgcagtttttaagtgtcggaacaaacgatgcattctatctaaaagcgaatgcaaCCATGACAACAAATATCATGCGTCAGCACAGTAATTATTGTGCTGTTGTTTTAGTAAAATATGGAATAAGTCAcctttgttttgtcatttaaacagGTGTGACGGTGAAACAGTGATAGAAATGAGTGACATAGAGGATGACAGTGAAATATCCTTCTCAGTCAAAGTGAGTATCAGCTAACTCAGCTAGCCAAAATACGTGACTGTTACGTAACGTCAACGTTATCTTTTGACCAAATTTACGTCGTGGCGACGTTACGTCTTGTCGACCGAAAAGTGATCTCGTGACGTATACTGCCGTTCTTGGTCATGTCGTTACAACGTAAtggataaaaaaatgtgatgggAACCAGTtagtaatttaaatatttgatctaATATTCTTTGGGCGGACATGCAGCAAAACTAATTTAACCTGTCCTTATTTGCCCATAACTATATTAGAGacttaacataaaataacataaaatgacACAGACTCAGAGTTGGaaaacttttcatttatatagataAAACCATATTAACAGCGACATATCAAATCGCGTTTAAAACAGTATACAAGCATGTTTAAATCATTACAATGAAAAACAAGTGTTTGTTCAGATACTTAACTTCATACAACAGActcatttaaaactttatttaaaacagcatcGAGAATGATTCACGACAGATATAATTACAGAAGCATAAATATAgcaaaaaacacctcaaatatACTTTATGTGATGGCTGGTCTTTTTATGCAGAGTTATCATACGTCATCTCCAGGCGCCGTGTAATGTGTACCTGTTTGCTGTGTACCtgaactttaataaaatataatacaatgaAACCTTAAGCAACTGTTTTTGCACGTATACTCTCTTTTAGTTACGGAAAAGCCGTTTATTCATTGAGCAGTAATAAGTATTACCTGATAAAAGAAACTTCCTGTCAGAGGAACTTTAATTACTGTCAGTACGAAAGCCCATCAAAAAAGTGTTGTTGCTGCTGTCAGACGACATTCTGTCAGAATTTAAGTATAAAAATCAATTGAACTTATTAATTGAAGTATTAAACGACAACTTAACAATTGAAGTGCTAAACGACAAATGAGaaattaaaacatgtcttactTCGGAGAAACTGTTGGACGCAGCTCTGCTGGGCACGCGCTGTTCTAAACTTGAGCGCGCAAGATCGAGGTGCGCGCCAGTTATGAACTTGAGTGTTAAGGAGGCGCGCACTGTTACATTCCCATAACAGAGAGCTGCCTGCATGTGGCGTATTAAATATCGCTTGGCTTATTTAATCAACAGATGTACAATATCCTGACTAAAAACGTTGTAAAGACACACATTTCAAAAGTAAACGCCATGTAAATCGTTAATGTAAATCAACAAATTATTGGTAATGACATTACGTGCCAGGAACGTGCCATTAACTTTACCTGTAGGTCATGCTATTACCAAAATAGTACAGATGTTTTAAGTAACTGGATCGTCCTTGTTTATCTTGTAACGTCATGAGTTCGTTTAGGCGACGTCATGAATTGGTCATTTAATGATAAAGAGCATGGGACGTGCCAGCTACGTTGTCAGCTGGCAAGTCTTGAAATTACCAAAAATGACCAATAAATTACGTAACGGGTACGTCGTGTGTTAGCTGGGAAAGCATCTTGTTAACCATAGTCAATATTTGACGTTGTATTTGTACTGAATAATCCTCTTCAAATTACTTAATTTATTGCAATGAAGGGGTTATATAGTGGGGATCGTCACTTACAATACATAGTGGTCTCTGGGttgtgtgtgtagtttttggGACGTATCGAGGTGGTCCGTCCAGGTGGGATGCAGATTCTCACAGATGCAGCAGAAGCCCTGCAGGTGATATAACCACAGATGTCACTGTaccataacataaaaacatgttcacattatacaatatttgtatCTACACTGTCCTTTTCAGAACCCTAATACAGAGGTCGATGTGAAAATGAAGAAGTCTAAAAATAAAGTACATCTGTTTCTTACCAGAAGTGCCATTGACATCCTGGAACACAAGACAAAGGTGTGACTCATGATGAGTATCGTCATATAATTAAGTCAGTGTCTAACCCTTGTTTACTGACTCGCTTTCTATTTATCACAGTTCATGCTGTACACATGCCCTCTGGCCTCCGTTTCATTCTGTGCCGTTCATCCGACCCAACCCAAAATCCTCGGCTTTGTAGCCAAGCACCCGGCGGCAGACATGTTCCACTGCTACATCTTACAAAGCAAGAAGTTTGTGAGTTCCAGAAATCTTACAATATCATCtaactttgaaaaatgtttgagttatatttttctaaagataatcttgctcactctctctcactctcgaGTCTCATCTGCTGGTGTCTGTAATCGGTGACGCCTTCCAGGCTTGTAAACAGAATGAAAGTCTAGGAGGGGGTCGTGACCTTGTTGTGGAGGCCCTGAGACACAAGGTAATTCCTAAACCAGTTTTTAAGCCATTTTTCAGCCAGTTTGATTTTTTGAAAGGTCCTGTCTGAGAGCTCCCTCTGCTGTACAGAATAAGATACTGCAGCGCGAGAACACCGAGCTGAAGAGGAGACTGCGAGCCAATGGAGAAGTGAGTTATTATCACAAGCCTGCAAATCTCACCTAAAGCGTACAgtttacaaaaacatgtttacctACAATTAAAGATTTAAGTTATCTtgttatttaatgaagaaaACTCTTAGAAATTGATATTTCATGGATACAATGATTGATAGATAATCCTGGTATTCAATGAGTCTCCTGAGGTTCTCTGTGAACTTATGATATTTCTCTTACAGAATGACGATTCGGACTCTGAAAAACTTTCTTCTGACTCAGGACAGTCACAATCGCAAGGTCAGTGCTTTCACATGTTTTGTCAATAGAATAAAGAGATATAGATTAAACCCCATTCATACCTCTTGCGCCTACTAGGACAACAGAAGACATTCGCTCTTGTTTATGATATTCTGGGGCAGAACCAATTCTGTTAAAAATGGTTAACACAGCATGTAGACACAGTTTTGACTTCCCAAGTTCCTTACTGTGTTTAtcccaataaataaaaatggccCCAAAAGGGTGTCTCTAAATCAGGTTATAGCTATTGACATATAATTTCCCCCcgaataatatataaatacctttagctctgtatactgtggtaggctatatgagaccagtttttcttttattgcacttatgctttttgttctccttatgttgttccaattgcttccatttgccctcatttgtaagtcgctttgggtaaaagcgtctgctaaatgactgaatgttaATGTAATTTGTCCGTCTTTTTTCAGTGAGATTCTTTTCAGAAGACGACAAAGTTCCTTTGAAGAGGAATTTCTGAGTAAAAGTGAATGAATTCAAGAGAAATTACGTTAATAGCTGAAATGCCACCAACTGTAGATGAAATCATCACAACAGCCCCTAAAACACTAGAAATTAATtttgtcaaatgaaaaaaaggtaaacattataaaagtaacaaaaaataaaaataataatactaaaagACATTAGTTTAAACATTAAAGCATTGTACAAcaacttgttaaaaataaacatttgtttgaaacTATAGTGTGAAGTTTTCTTTTGCATTCACTAGAACTGCACACTAAACGAAATCATGTTAAATCGTTCTGgacagaaatatttatttaataatgtgtGATCACAGGTCGAAATGTCTGACATTAGAAGTTGTAAATGTGTCATCTCGTGGTTTAAAATTGCCGAGGGCTGTGGCCCAATTCGGGGGGTGCATGCTTTGTAGGGTGCATGCTTTGTAGGCTGCATTTTAAGACCGATTGCGTAACATCAGCAGGACTGAAGACGGTCTCAATTCAAAGGTTACTTCAGAAGCAGCCCCAAAATGCGACAATATTACCGCCGGTTTTTAAGGATAGCACGAACGTATCCTTCACAACAATCTCGATATTTTAGTTGAATAAACGTATGTAATTCACAAAAACGGTCAATTTCAgtgctttaatattatatgtgaggtttttaattaacattgcattattgtgtttttttaatttgtaaggttggttaatttaatatactgttgGGCTTTTTTAATCTACGTAAATGTGTCATATTCTcgaaaataaaatctaatttttctGGCACcgtatttgattaaaaacaatatgGACGCAGTGTCCTTCGCCAGCCGGCTCCGCCTACTTTAGGCTTCGTTTACACTCTTCACAAACCTTCGGGTGACGTCACGGACACTACGTCCGAGCGGAGGCGCCTGGTTGCTGAAACCACTTATCACTCAAGTGGCCAAGAACCTaatttgcagaattttaaggcgtaatataatctaaacggatgaattataaaaacattttttgtaccaggctgtaaacatgttttttatgttgtataGTAGGCCATTTTAACAtggggctcaatgagattctgctctgttttggagcCAGTCTCCAGCGGCCAGTCGATGAATTGCATTTTTAGTCACTTCCGTGATTTAAtttcaatcaaaaaaaaaaacattattttaaattattaaatggtattttaatatttaaaaccagACGTGAGGTCCACTATGGCGGAATATGACCACAGACAAGCGCTTTTAAACGACAACTATCTTAAATTATTCTTCAAATAACGTTAcactattttaaaacaattaacacAGTCAATTGAAcgcattaaaatcaaataattaatacataccattaaatgcattataacGACTATTTactattatatttattgaaattaatacATGCAGCAACAAACATAACTACATGCAAAATGCTTTAACTGTAATCGTTACatattaataacaaaacatttaataatggaatcataattaaagtaaaataaatttcCCAAACGTTCCTCGTGGAGACGTCAGCTTAAGATCGTTTCATTGTGTGAAGATTGGCTTTGAACATTGATAAAGATGTCTGCCATATCTCTGCCAGTTTATGATTGCATATTAATGCATAACGGCAGCATGTGTCTAAACACAGCACAGCTGACATTGATAACCTGCTCATTTTATTACTGCATCATCACAACACTTTTAGTATTGGAAAAGGAAATCAATAAAGCCTATTACAACTTCAGAAAGCACCATGTGTATAGTCACAAATAAGAGAACTCGATGCAAGTTTTTAATAGGCTCGAAGGGAACTAAAATTACATTTGCCATGAACAGTATGGAGATCATGCATGAAACGTTGTTTGCAGATGAGGTAGGGTGATGGTCAGATGGCCAGAGTTGAATCTATGCATTTTAGGAGATCACAGACTGGTTCTTCCTAAAGTGTAGGGTGAAGTTGCTAAAGATGTAAGAGCAttttataaacactttttttactaAATACTTTTCCCTCTCACAATTGATATAGTTATATCCAActtaaaaataatgacaatacatcatatagaaacaacatgcaaaCATAACTGTCAACTACCATGAGTTATGTGTCAAgctcagttcctggagggcaGCAGGTCTGCAGAGATTTGTGCCAACCAGTTCCAACCCACACctgcttggaagtttctagtaatcctgaagaccttgattagatGAATCAGGTGTATTTGATTAGGGTTGGAACTAAACTGTGAAGAGCTGCAGCCCTCCAGGAATTGAGTTTGACAACTGGGCCAGTGAAACCAGACCGACAAATCATGAATTGTCATGGTATAGAAAAGGGTCCTGCCCAAACTGCGGTTACAAAATTAGAAGCACACAATCCTCTAGAATGGTTCTCAAGCTCCAACCTCcatcaaacacagctgaagcatctaatcaaggtgttcagggttgcttgataattacagactgGTGTGCCGAGACAGGAATGGAGCTGTAGTCTGCAAGGTAGCTCTCCAGGAACAGGGTTGGAGAAGCCTGCTCTAGAATGTCATTATATGCTGTAGCATTAAGATAGTACTCAGATAactttttctgttgttttaggCTTTTGTCATGATATTGGTTTAgcatcaatataaatatattttagtcaTAGATTATagtacatgtttttttgtcgAGATCTAATGACTCCTAGTTGTGAAGGAATTTTTATTTGTCTAATCATATTTTGTACGGCAGATATAAATAACCCTGTTAACAATAGATCAGGGGTGCCCaatcctgctcctggagatctacTATCCTGCAGAGTTCAGCTTCAACCCCAACAgtagatctccaggagcaggacAAGGCACCCCTGCAATAGATTATTCTGTTTATACTACGGTCACCTGATGttaagcatttttatttataagttatGTACTACATAGCCTACATTCAACATTTCTTCTACATTGTTTAATAAACCTTTGGCATGATGAGGAATAACATGTTCACCAGAAAATCGCTTTCAAATCCAATTTACTGACAGGatacatttgtaataaaataaaccttttctTTAAAGACTGGGTAAAGGAAATTACAAGAATTGTTTCTGAacacattataaataatatacatgtaTTGCTGAAACACTTTACAAAGACTGAACTATGTTGTTCTGAATTCTAGAGTTAGACCGTTAACAGTTTTTCTGTTCAGAATTTGCTGGGTGGTCCTGAAATCAGGTCTTGATGACGTACTGGTGCAACTGAGCATGCATGGCCTTCCCCCTAACATTCAAGCGCACTAGCTGACATGCTCCTAGCGTTTGAGAGCAGAGAGTATTGATcaactaattttatttaattggcCAAATATGAATGATTATAAAACCCGCCAAGTGGTcaatatcacaatattttatgGTGCGATATACTCAGAACACATTCAAAATTGCTTTACCCAGACTTTAATAGGAACCAGCCTATTAAACAAATGATTACCTGGGAGGAGGTTGGGAGGTGGATGTGTCGCACTTTCCACAGCTAAAACATCCAAGAAGTGTAGTGTGCTGGCTGTAGAATAAAGATCAGTTAAAAATCTGCAAAATATTTTGTCTGTTAGTTTTGGTtcttcattctgattggttgtgCAGTGTTCCAAGTAggcaacacaaaatatttgtagtaaacatgtacagtatgtcaggataaatcagtggttcccaaactttttgaAAGCATGGCACCCCTTTCTAGTAATTTGTTTACATGCATTTCTAATAATTAGATTTACATggatatatgtatatgtatttatattaataataaatattactaTGCCAAACAATGTAgttcctgaaaaacagaaagaacaaaatgGTCGAAATCAACACAGACACACCAACAAACAGTGGCACGGTGATTTGTATGTAATGTGGTCATTTGTGCGTgtttagaaaatatataatGGCTTAGAACCGAGCACTACCAGAACCAAGGACCAGAACTAACCATTTTATAAGACATAAAATGTCCCTGATAATTAGACAACCGGACCGGTCGCAAACTTGATGTATTCAAATGGCCACTGATGGTGTCCtctatagagggtatgcatagACGGGACACGCCCCCTTGAGGTCCAGGACATGTTCCCCTGAGTGGTAAAACACGCAACAAAATGGCTGAggagaataggagaaacaaagaaaccgggaaTAAAACACGTAATTATAAGCTGAAATTGCAAGCAGTTGGACTTGACAGTGATCCTTATTTCTTCGCTACgacttacaatatcaggaaaagcAATTCCAtgcaacatttcagtgtccaggaaaACCTGATTCCTTTGTAAGCAGTTATTTAGCTGAGTGTTCTGCAACCCATTGGGGCGCGCTCCGGCGTGCTCAGgtggtaaagtgacgacacATCCATACCCTCTATTCATTGACTGGTTGCGG includes the following:
- the LOC130409311 gene encoding E3 ubiquitin/ISG15 ligase TRIM25-like, which translates into the protein MFQSKPEERLTLELSCPICLQLYRDPVALPCGHNYCLGCIQNAADAGDPKYPMCCPECREEYSSPKTLARNFKLSGIVDGYLAAMSGGRLRADPLIPCDQCLDDPVAAVKFCTCCKMSLCSGHLECHKDHVLVEASMEQGGKRCPVHRKTTEYLCMKKRLFLCSDCLIEGAHQNHDVQTFEVAKEEMKRVLEGMRKTVSDKLQMTEALLRNAMEREGLDNLEDKLVGRANILLENMSTLISAYKSRMSTLMEDELHLRDKSWEANLSNLEGCQQLLREAHQSSQEVLSEPSEFVFIQNYLNIEARVRQAANIPIPGISAQEWSNGKHLRTTLQTNNFRAEMSLLLDCLHAMMNPLDLTFNPATAHPGLLLSTDLKTVKQCGGGKSSNAGDHSERFTTATQVMCSQGFSNGVHMWTVELGPGCMWSIGLCYKSIPRKGDHSKLGHNSSSWRLQWKSKKLTACYDSVNVTIGDGLIVPPKKVEVTLDYEGGTVAFHSTGHGGRKQHLHTCSVLFKDVVYPAFGIHSASEESWITISSAA
- the LOC130409313 gene encoding PTB domain-containing engulfment adapter protein 1-like isoform X2, with translation MSDIEDDSEISFSVKFLGRIEVVRPGGMQILTDAAEALQNPNTEVDVKMKKSKNKVHLFLTRSAIDILEHKTKFMLYTCPLASVSFCAVHPTQPKILGFVAKHPAADMFHCYILQSKKFSHLLVSVIGDAFQACKQNESLGGGRDLVVEALRHKNKILQRENTELKRRLRANGENDDSDSEKLSSDSGQSQSQVRFFSEDDKVPLKRNF
- the LOC130409313 gene encoding PTB domain-containing engulfment adapter protein 1-like isoform X1, with amino-acid sequence MLPNFQCFVWLFVKQIWQNISMLKHLKRNRFLKQYILWLQVFRCYGSIAMPVYFLTVVPGREPQRYKDLIETCDGETVIEMSDIEDDSEISFSVKFLGRIEVVRPGGMQILTDAAEALQNPNTEVDVKMKKSKNKVHLFLTRSAIDILEHKTKFMLYTCPLASVSFCAVHPTQPKILGFVAKHPAADMFHCYILQSKKFSHLLVSVIGDAFQACKQNESLGGGRDLVVEALRHKNKILQRENTELKRRLRANGENDDSDSEKLSSDSGQSQSQVRFFSEDDKVPLKRNF